DNA sequence from the Blastomonas fulva genome:
CGGCGGGCTCGATGCCTCGCCGACAACCGAGGTGCTGATCGAGGAATCGCTGCTCGGCTGGAAAGAGTACGAGATGGAGGTTGTGCGCGACAAGAACGACAACGCCATCATCATCTGCTCGATCGAGAATGTCGATCCGATGGGCGTGCACACCGGTGACAGCATCACCGTGGCGCCCGCGCTGACGCTGACCGACAAGGAATATCAGATCATGCGCTCCGCCAGCATCGCGGTGCTGCGCGAGATCGGCGTGGAAACGGGCGGGTCGAACGTCCAGTTCGCGGTCAATCCCAAGGACGGCCGCCTGATCGTCATCGAGATGAACCCGCGCGTGTCGCGCTCCTCGGCTTTGGCGTCGAAGGCGACCGGCTTCCCGATCGCCAAGGTCGCGGCCAAGCTCGCCGTGGGCTACACGCTCGACGAGATCACCAACGACATCACCGGTGCGACGCCCGCCAGCTTCGAGCCGACGATCGACTATGTCGTCACCAAGATCCCCCGGTTCGCGTTCGAGAAGTTCAAGGGTGCAAGCCCGCTGCTCGGCACCGCGATGAAATCGGTGGGGGAGGTGATGGCGATCGGCCGCAACTTCCAGGAATCGGTGCAGAAGGCGCTGCGCGGGCTGGAAACGGGCCTGAGCGGCTTCAATATGGTCGACCACCTCGTCGGCGCGCCGCACGACGATATCGTTGCGGAACTGAGCCAGGCGACCCCCGACCGGCTGCTGATCGCGGCGCAGGCGCTGCGCGAGGGCATGACCGTCGAGCAGGTCCACGCGGTCGCGAAATACGACCCCTGGTTCCTCGAGCAGATCAAGCAGATCGTCGATGCCGAGAACGAAGTGCTCGCAGATGGCCTGCCGCGCGATGCGGTGGGCATGCGGCGGCTGAAGTCGATGGGCTTTTCGGACAAGCGTCTCGCCTATCTGGCGCTCAAGTCGGCGCATCTGCGGCCCGGCATGAGCCACGCCATCGCGCGCGGATCGGGCCTTGTGCGCGATGCCGTGGTTGCGATGACCGGCGGCGTGACCGAGCAGGAAGTGCGCGCCTTGCGGCACAAGCTCGGCGTGCGCCCCGTGTTCAAGCGGATCGACACCTGCGCGGCGGAGTTCGAGGCGAAGACGCCGTATATGTATTCCACCTATGAGGCGCCCAGCTTTGGCGAGCCCGAGTGCGAGAGCCAGCCGACCAATCGCCGCAAGATCGTGATCCTGGGTGGCGGACCCAACCGCATCGGCCAGGGGATCGAGTTCGATTACTGCTGCTGCCATGCGTGCTTCGCGTTGGGCGACGCGGGCTATGAGACGATCATGATCAACTGCAATCCGGAAACGGTGAGCACCGATTACGATACCTCGGACCGGCTGTATTTCGAGCCGCTGACCGCAGAGGACGTGCTCGAGATCCTCGACGTCGAACGCTCGAACGGCGAACTCGTCGGCGTCATTGTCCAGTTCGGCGGGCAGACCCCGCTCAAGCTGGCGCAGGCGCTCGAGGATGCGGGCATCCCGATCCTCGGCACATCGCCCGACGCGATCGACCTTGCCGAAGACCGCGAGCGCTTTGCCAAATTGGTCGACAAGCTTGGCCTGAAGCAGCCGATGAACGGCATTGCGCGCAGCCGCGAAGAGGCGATCGCAGTGGCGAGCCGCATCGGCTATCCGGTGCTGATCCGGCCATCCTACGTGCTGGGCGGCCGGGCGATGGAGATCGTCGACGGTCAGGCGCAGCTCGAATCCTATATCGCGACGGCCGTGCAGGTGTCCGGCGACAGTCCGGTGCTGATCGACCAGTATCTGCGCGATGCGATCGAGGTCGATGTCGATGCGATCTGCGACGGCCGCGATGTCGCGATCGCCGGGATCATGCAGCATATCGAGGAAGCAGGCGTGCACTCGGGCGACAGCGCTTGCTCGCTTCCCCCCTACAGTCTGTCCGATGACCTCATCGCCGAAATGGAACGTCAGACCCGCGCGCTGGCCGAGGGCCTCAAGGTCCGCGGACTGATGAACATCCAGTTCGCGGTCAAGGAAGGCCAGGTCTATCTGATCGAGGTCAATCCGCGTGCCAGCCGCACAGTACCCTTCGTCGCCAAGGCGATCGGCCAGCCGGTGGCCAAATATGCCGCGCGGGTGATGGCGGGCGAGATGCTGGCCGACCTGCCGGTGATCGATCGCAACATCGACCACATGGCGGTCAAGGAAGCGGTGTTCCCCTGGGCGCGCTTTGCCGGGGTCGATCCGGTGCTGAGCCCCGAGATGAAGTCGACCGGCGAGGTGATGGGCATCGACAAGGACTTTGCCACCGCCTTTGCCAAGGCGCAGATCGGCGCGGGTCTGACGCTGCCGACCAACGGCACCGTGTTCATTTCGGTCAAGGATGGCGACAAGCCGGTGATCCTCGAGGCCGCGCGCGGCCTGATCGCTCTGGGCATGGACGTGGTCGCCACCGGCGGCACCGCGCGTTATCTTAAGGACAACGCCGTGGCGGTAACCGAGGTCAACAAGGTGGCGCAGGGACGTCCGCACATCGTCGACCGGATCAAGGACGGCCAGATCGCGCTGATCTTCAACACCACCGAAGGCTGGCAGAGCCTGAAGGATTCGCAATCGATCCGCGCGAGCGCGCTCAGCGGCAAGATTCCGTACTTCACCACCGCCGCGGCCAGCGTCGCAG
Encoded proteins:
- the carB gene encoding carbamoyl-phosphate synthase large subunit, with protein sequence MPKRTDINSILIIGAGPIIIGQACEFDYSGTQACKALKEEGYRIILVNSNPATIMTDPDMADATYVEPITPEIVAKIIAKERAERPNEKLVVLPTMGGQTALNTALALDADGTLEKYDVELIGAKAEAIDKAEDRLKFRDAMDKIGLESARSGIAHTIDEALAVLERTGLPSIIRPSFTMGGTGGGIAYNRDEFVQIVTGGLDASPTTEVLIEESLLGWKEYEMEVVRDKNDNAIIICSIENVDPMGVHTGDSITVAPALTLTDKEYQIMRSASIAVLREIGVETGGSNVQFAVNPKDGRLIVIEMNPRVSRSSALASKATGFPIAKVAAKLAVGYTLDEITNDITGATPASFEPTIDYVVTKIPRFAFEKFKGASPLLGTAMKSVGEVMAIGRNFQESVQKALRGLETGLSGFNMVDHLVGAPHDDIVAELSQATPDRLLIAAQALREGMTVEQVHAVAKYDPWFLEQIKQIVDAENEVLADGLPRDAVGMRRLKSMGFSDKRLAYLALKSAHLRPGMSHAIARGSGLVRDAVVAMTGGVTEQEVRALRHKLGVRPVFKRIDTCAAEFEAKTPYMYSTYEAPSFGEPECESQPTNRRKIVILGGGPNRIGQGIEFDYCCCHACFALGDAGYETIMINCNPETVSTDYDTSDRLYFEPLTAEDVLEILDVERSNGELVGVIVQFGGQTPLKLAQALEDAGIPILGTSPDAIDLAEDRERFAKLVDKLGLKQPMNGIARSREEAIAVASRIGYPVLIRPSYVLGGRAMEIVDGQAQLESYIATAVQVSGDSPVLIDQYLRDAIEVDVDAICDGRDVAIAGIMQHIEEAGVHSGDSACSLPPYSLSDDLIAEMERQTRALAEGLKVRGLMNIQFAVKEGQVYLIEVNPRASRTVPFVAKAIGQPVAKYAARVMAGEMLADLPVIDRNIDHMAVKEAVFPWARFAGVDPVLSPEMKSTGEVMGIDKDFATAFAKAQIGAGLTLPTNGTVFISVKDGDKPVILEAARGLIALGMDVVATGGTARYLKDNAVAVTEVNKVAQGRPHIVDRIKDGQIALIFNTTEGWQSLKDSQSIRASALSGKIPYFTTAAASVAAVRAMASLAKSSLEVKPLQAYYIRPDA